CACCTGCCGACGGGGGAGCAGTACCCGTCCGACGAGGGTCTGCGCGAGGTGACCGAGGTGCGGGGCGACGACCCGTCCGGCAACCGTCGGGGCCCGTCGCAGCAGGCCGCCGACTTCGACCGCCAGCGCCTCCTGCTCCAGGTCGGCTACCTGGACGCCCTCGTCGGCGACCTGATCGACCGCCTGGAGGAGGCCGGCCTCTACGACGAGTCCTTGGTGGTGCTCACCTCGGACCACGGCATCACCTTCGAGGCGGGGGCGCCGGCCCGCGGGCTCGGCCCCGCGCCGGTCGATCCGGACACGATGCACGACCTGGCGTGGGTCCCGCTGATCGTGAAGGCGCCGGGTCAGACCGAGGGCGTCGTCGACGACCGCAACGCCCTCAACATCGACGTGGTGCCCACCATCGCCGACCTGCTCGACATCGACATCCCGTGGGAGGTCGACGGTCGCTCGCTGGCGGGCGAGCCGCGGCGGGGCGACCACAAGCCCTTCCTGCGGGCAGTCGGGCTGTCGGGCGCCAACTACCAGTTCGAAGAGCCGATCGGCGTCGAGGACCAGGCCGACCTCGACGACGTGTTTGCCGGCGGAGTGGACACGTTCCTCCCCGGGAGGCGGGGGCTGGACCGCTGGTACACGTACGGCCCCCGTCCCGACCTCGTGGGCCGGCGGGCCGCGGCGATCGGTCTCGGCCCGGTCAGCGATCTGGGGCCGGCGCAGGTGGAGACCGGCCGCCGCGTCGAGGTGGCGGCCGGCGAGGAGCTGCCCGCGCTCGTGGTGGGGCGGGTCAACGGCGACGCGCCCGACGGGACTCTCGTCGCCGTGACCGTGGACGGCACCGTGGCCGCGGTCGTGCCGATGTACACCGACCAGTTCGGCCCCGGCCGGGTCGCGGCCATGCTCCTGCGCTCGGCCCTCACCGAGGGCGAGCACGACATCGGCTTCCTCGAGGTCACCGGCGGGTCGTCGCCGACGCTGCGGCCGCTCCGGTTGCAGTGATCGCTCCTCCGATGACGGGCCGCGATCGGGCGGGATCGACGGGGTCGGCCCGCCCGTAGGCTGGGCCGACCATGGTGCAGCGACCGCCGGCGGGGACCATCCCCGACGCCCCCGGCTCCTACCAGTTCAAGGACCGCGACGGCCGCGTCATCTACGTGGGCAAGGCCAAGTCGCTGCGGTCGCGCCTTTCCAACTACTTCGTGCGCAACCTGCCGATCCGTACGGCGCAGATGGTGGCGTCGGCCGAGAGCGTCGAGTGGATCCAGGTCGACAACGACGTCGAAGCGCTGATGCTCGAGTACAGCCTCATCAAGCTGCACCGGCCCCGGTTCAACATTCGCCTGGTCGACGACAAGAGCTACCCGTTCCTCGCCGTGACCGTGGGCGACGAGTGGCCCCGGCCCATGGTCATGCGCGGTGCCAAGCGCAAGGGCGTGCGCTACTTCGGTCCCTACGGCCACGCCTACGCGATCCGCGAGACGCTCGACCTGCTCCTGCGCACCTTCCCGCTGCGCACCTGCTCGGACAACAAGTTCGGTCGCCACGAGCGACTGGGCCGCCCGTGCCTGCTGTTCCACATCGAGAAGTGCAGCGGCCCCTGCGTCGGCGAGGTCACCCAGGAGCACTACCGGACGCTGGTCGACGAACTGATCGACTTCCTCGACGGCGACACCGACACCATCCTCAAGCGCCTCGAGGTGGAGATGCGCGAGGCCGCCGACGAACTGGCCTTCGAGCGGGCGGCGCGCCTGCGGGACAAGCTGACGTCGGTCCGCAAGGCCATCGAGAAGCAGCAGATGGTGGCCGAGCGCAACGAGGACTTCGACGTGATCGGCATCGCCGACGACGACCTCGAAGCCGCCGTGCAGGTCTTCTTCGTCCGCCGGGGCCGGGTGTCCGGGCGCAAGGGCTTCATCGTCGACAAGGTCGAGGACCTCACCCCGGGCGAGCTGGTGAGCAACGTCCTCGAGGGCCTCTACTACGACGAGCCGCCCCTCGGCCTGCCCAAGACGGTGCTGGTGCCCACCGAGCCCGAGGACGTGGACCTCTACGAGCGCTGGCTGGCCGAGACCCGCGGCACGGCGGTGACGATCCGGGTGCCCCAGCGAGGCGACAAGCGGACGCTCCAGGAGACCGTCACCCGCAACGCCAAGGAGGAGCTCACCCGCCACCGCCTGCGGCGGGCCTCGGACCACAACAGCCGGGCCAGGGCACTGAACGAGCTCCAGGACCACCTCGGACTGCCCATCGCCCCGTTGCGCATCGAGTGCTACGACATG
This region of Acidimicrobiales bacterium genomic DNA includes:
- the uvrC gene encoding excinuclease ABC subunit UvrC; translated protein: MVQRPPAGTIPDAPGSYQFKDRDGRVIYVGKAKSLRSRLSNYFVRNLPIRTAQMVASAESVEWIQVDNDVEALMLEYSLIKLHRPRFNIRLVDDKSYPFLAVTVGDEWPRPMVMRGAKRKGVRYFGPYGHAYAIRETLDLLLRTFPLRTCSDNKFGRHERLGRPCLLFHIEKCSGPCVGEVTQEHYRTLVDELIDFLDGDTDTILKRLEVEMREAADELAFERAARLRDKLTSVRKAIEKQQMVAERNEDFDVIGIADDDLEAAVQVFFVRRGRVSGRKGFIVDKVEDLTPGELVSNVLEGLYYDEPPLGLPKTVLVPTEPEDVDLYERWLAETRGTAVTIRVPQRGDKRTLQETVTRNAKEELTRHRLRRASDHNSRARALNELQDHLGLPIAPLRIECYDMSHIQGSDYVGSMVVMEDGLPKKSEYRRFKIREVDQNDDFAAMEEVLTRRLTAYLAEREKPADERPGRFAYPPQLLVVDGGKGQLSVAIRVLENLGLADEIPVASLAKRFEEVYVPGESDPIRLPRQSEALYLLQRIRDEAHRFAISYHRELRGKRMTKSALDDIPGLGPTRKKRLVKELGGVKAVKEADVETLRALPWLPDKVADAVFDKLHRAGRR